A genomic window from Glycine soja cultivar W05 chromosome 10, ASM419377v2, whole genome shotgun sequence includes:
- the LOC114370666 gene encoding uncharacterized protein LOC114370666 isoform X6, translating into MPKTCLITRLKLNNLKIRDTFQHKVVLSTPNLSSLTVCIFGASSLSIQPLSSTCNLSCLEEGTIDIATDISHPVLIGWLQVFTNVKILTLSYETLKLILKDLSNLATMGSQPLCFVRLESLKFVTNRFRVISDEEVNKAVEYLLQNSPLIRVLLSKKLYHGSLLNYLGPVLAGLANHNRSQIGPSLEWDHNHQHHKGGL; encoded by the exons AtgccaaaaacttgtttaatCACCCG TTTGAAGCTGAACAACCTGAAGATACGGGACACCTTTCAACACAAAGTTGTGCTTTCTACTCCAAATCTTAGTTCTCTCACAGTCTGTATTTTTGGGGCTTCAAGTTTGAGTATTCAACCACTCTCCTCTACATGTAATCTTTCATGTCTTGAAGAAGGAACTATTGACATCGCTACTGATATATCTCATCCAGTTCTCATAGGCTGGCTGCAAGTTTTCACTAATGTAAAGATATTGACACTTTCATATGAGACGCTTAAGCTAATATTAAAA GATCTATCAAATCTTGCTACAATGGGAAGTCAACCTCTGTGCTTTGTTAGATTGGAATCATTGAAATTTGTAACAAATCGATTCAGAGTGATATCTGATGAAGAAGTAAACAAGGCAGTGGAGTACCTACTTCAAAACTCTCCACTAATCAGAGTTTTGTTGTCGAAAAAGTTGTATCATGGTTCTTTACTTAACTATTTAG GACCCGTCCTTGCTGGTCTTGCCAATCACAATAGAAGCCAAATTGGACCAAGCTTGGAGTGGGATCACAATCATCAACACCATAAGGGAGGCCTATGA
- the LOC114370666 gene encoding F-box/LRR-repeat protein At1g55660-like isoform X2, which translates to MRHAKNLFNHPSHFSSLVEAHLGGCASPHHSQLVSMEEGKETKGKLTTEPKIERTSEEERDRLSELPDFVLLHIMNFIYTKDALRTCILSKRWKDLWKHLTTLSFYQSSLFNERRVVNFNKFVSQVLSCRDGSISLINVRLDIFESIGSQLLNRIMKYAVLHNVQQLTMYIPFYYGKISTYLDPIIFSCQSLTYLELHNISCWPPLELPKSLQLPALKTLRLSRVLFTATDNVCAEPFTTCNLLNTLVLNDCFLHNDAKILFISNSNLSSLKLNNLKIRDTFQHKVVLSTPNLSSLTVCIFGASSLSIQPLSSTCNLSCLEEGTIDIATDISHPVLIGWLQVFTNVKILTLSYETLKLILKDLSNLATMGSQPLCFVRLESLKFVTNRFRVISDEEVNKAVEYLLQNSPLIRVLLSKKLYHGSLLNYLGPVLAGLANHNRSQIGPSLEWDHNHQHHKGGL; encoded by the exons ATGCGACAtgccaaaaacttgtttaatCACCCG TCTCATTTCTCTTCGCTGGTGGAAGCACATTTGGGTGGCTGTGCATCCCCACACCATAG TCAGCTGGTATCAatggaagaaggaaaagaaactaAGGGGAAGTTGACAACAGAGCCGAAGATAGAGAGGACAAGTGAAGAAGAGAGGGATAGGCTGAGTGAGTTACCTGATTTTGTTCTGCtccatataatgaattttatttacaCAAAAGATGCACTTAGAACTTGTATCTTGTCCAAACGATGGAAGGACCTCTGGAAACATCTTACCACTCTCTCTTTCTATCAATCTAGCTTGTTTAATGAAAGAAGGGTTGTCAATTTTAACAAGTTTGTATCTCAGGTTCTGTCTTGTCGGGATGGTTCCATTTCACTTATTAACGTTCGTTTagacatctttgaatcaatagGGTCTCAACTGCTGAATAGGATCATGAAATATGCTGTGTTGCACAATGTCCAACAGTTGACTATGTATATTCCTTTCTATTATGGAAAAATATCCACTTATCTTGACCCTATCATTTTTTCCTGTCAGTCTTTGACATATCTTGAGCTTCACAATATATCTTGTTGGCCTCCTTTGGAACTTCCAAAATCCCTGCAGTTGCCAGCATTGAAAACCTTACGTCTCTCCCGTGTCCTTTTTACTGCAACTGACAATGTCTGTGCTGAGCCCTTTACAACCTGCAACTTGTTGAATACTTTGGTCCTTAATGATTGCTTTTTGCACAATGATGCAAAAATACTCTTCATATCTAATTCTAACCTTTCCAGTTTGAAGCTGAACAACCTGAAGATACGGGACACCTTTCAACACAAAGTTGTGCTTTCTACTCCAAATCTTAGTTCTCTCACAGTCTGTATTTTTGGGGCTTCAAGTTTGAGTATTCAACCACTCTCCTCTACATGTAATCTTTCATGTCTTGAAGAAGGAACTATTGACATCGCTACTGATATATCTCATCCAGTTCTCATAGGCTGGCTGCAAGTTTTCACTAATGTAAAGATATTGACACTTTCATATGAGACGCTTAAGCTAATATTAAAA GATCTATCAAATCTTGCTACAATGGGAAGTCAACCTCTGTGCTTTGTTAGATTGGAATCATTGAAATTTGTAACAAATCGATTCAGAGTGATATCTGATGAAGAAGTAAACAAGGCAGTGGAGTACCTACTTCAAAACTCTCCACTAATCAGAGTTTTGTTGTCGAAAAAGTTGTATCATGGTTCTTTACTTAACTATTTAG GACCCGTCCTTGCTGGTCTTGCCAATCACAATAGAAGCCAAATTGGACCAAGCTTGGAGTGGGATCACAATCATCAACACCATAAGGGAGGCCTATGA
- the LOC114370666 gene encoding putative F-box/FBD/LRR-repeat protein At1g78760 isoform X3 — protein MPKTCLITRLISLRWWKHIWVAVHPHTIENLSFISQLVSMEEGKETKGKLTTEPKIERTSEEERDRLSELPDFVLLHIMNFIYTKDALRTCILSKRWKDLWKHLTTLSFYQSSLFNERRVVNFNKFVSQVLSCRDGSISLINVRLDIFESIGSQLLNRIMKYAVLHNVQQLTMYIPFYYGKISTYLDPIIFSCQSLTYLELHNISCWPPLELPKSLQLPALKTLRLSRVLFTATDNVCAEPFTTCNLLNTLVLNDCFLHNDAKILFISNSNLSSLKLNNLKIRDTFQHKVVLSTPNLSSLTVCIFGASSLSIQPLSSTCNLSCLEEGTIDIATDISHPVLIGWLQVFTNVKILTLSYETLKLILKDPSLLVLPITIEAKLDQAWSGITIINTIREAYDLHVMGILCDAY, from the exons AtgccaaaaacttgtttaatCACCCG TCTCATTTCTCTTCGCTGGTGGAAGCACATTTGGGTGGCTGTGCATCCCCACACCATAG AAAATCTGTCTTTTATCAGTCAGCTGGTATCAatggaagaaggaaaagaaactaAGGGGAAGTTGACAACAGAGCCGAAGATAGAGAGGACAAGTGAAGAAGAGAGGGATAGGCTGAGTGAGTTACCTGATTTTGTTCTGCtccatataatgaattttatttacaCAAAAGATGCACTTAGAACTTGTATCTTGTCCAAACGATGGAAGGACCTCTGGAAACATCTTACCACTCTCTCTTTCTATCAATCTAGCTTGTTTAATGAAAGAAGGGTTGTCAATTTTAACAAGTTTGTATCTCAGGTTCTGTCTTGTCGGGATGGTTCCATTTCACTTATTAACGTTCGTTTagacatctttgaatcaatagGGTCTCAACTGCTGAATAGGATCATGAAATATGCTGTGTTGCACAATGTCCAACAGTTGACTATGTATATTCCTTTCTATTATGGAAAAATATCCACTTATCTTGACCCTATCATTTTTTCCTGTCAGTCTTTGACATATCTTGAGCTTCACAATATATCTTGTTGGCCTCCTTTGGAACTTCCAAAATCCCTGCAGTTGCCAGCATTGAAAACCTTACGTCTCTCCCGTGTCCTTTTTACTGCAACTGACAATGTCTGTGCTGAGCCCTTTACAACCTGCAACTTGTTGAATACTTTGGTCCTTAATGATTGCTTTTTGCACAATGATGCAAAAATACTCTTCATATCTAATTCTAACCTTTCCAGTTTGAAGCTGAACAACCTGAAGATACGGGACACCTTTCAACACAAAGTTGTGCTTTCTACTCCAAATCTTAGTTCTCTCACAGTCTGTATTTTTGGGGCTTCAAGTTTGAGTATTCAACCACTCTCCTCTACATGTAATCTTTCATGTCTTGAAGAAGGAACTATTGACATCGCTACTGATATATCTCATCCAGTTCTCATAGGCTGGCTGCAAGTTTTCACTAATGTAAAGATATTGACACTTTCATATGAGACGCTTAAGCTAATATTAAAA GACCCGTCCTTGCTGGTCTTGCCAATCACAATAGAAGCCAAATTGGACCAAGCTTGGAGTGGGATCACAATCATCAACACCATAAGGGAGGCCTATGACCTTCATGTAATGGGTATCCTTTGCGACGCATATTAG
- the LOC114370666 gene encoding uncharacterized protein LOC114370666 isoform X5: MRHAKNLFNHPSHFSSLVEAHLGGCASPHHSLKLNNLKIRDTFQHKVVLSTPNLSSLTVCIFGASSLSIQPLSSTCNLSCLEEGTIDIATDISHPVLIGWLQVFTNVKILTLSYETLKLILKDLSNLATMGSQPLCFVRLESLKFVTNRFRVISDEEVNKAVEYLLQNSPLIRVLLSKKLYHGSLLNYLGPVLAGLANHNRSQIGPSLEWDHNHQHHKGGL, from the exons ATGCGACAtgccaaaaacttgtttaatCACCCG TCTCATTTCTCTTCGCTGGTGGAAGCACATTTGGGTGGCTGTGCATCCCCACACCATAG TTTGAAGCTGAACAACCTGAAGATACGGGACACCTTTCAACACAAAGTTGTGCTTTCTACTCCAAATCTTAGTTCTCTCACAGTCTGTATTTTTGGGGCTTCAAGTTTGAGTATTCAACCACTCTCCTCTACATGTAATCTTTCATGTCTTGAAGAAGGAACTATTGACATCGCTACTGATATATCTCATCCAGTTCTCATAGGCTGGCTGCAAGTTTTCACTAATGTAAAGATATTGACACTTTCATATGAGACGCTTAAGCTAATATTAAAA GATCTATCAAATCTTGCTACAATGGGAAGTCAACCTCTGTGCTTTGTTAGATTGGAATCATTGAAATTTGTAACAAATCGATTCAGAGTGATATCTGATGAAGAAGTAAACAAGGCAGTGGAGTACCTACTTCAAAACTCTCCACTAATCAGAGTTTTGTTGTCGAAAAAGTTGTATCATGGTTCTTTACTTAACTATTTAG GACCCGTCCTTGCTGGTCTTGCCAATCACAATAGAAGCCAAATTGGACCAAGCTTGGAGTGGGATCACAATCATCAACACCATAAGGGAGGCCTATGA
- the LOC114370666 gene encoding F-box/LRR-repeat protein At1g55660-like isoform X1, whose product MPKTCLITRLISLRWWKHIWVAVHPHTIENLSFISQLVSMEEGKETKGKLTTEPKIERTSEEERDRLSELPDFVLLHIMNFIYTKDALRTCILSKRWKDLWKHLTTLSFYQSSLFNERRVVNFNKFVSQVLSCRDGSISLINVRLDIFESIGSQLLNRIMKYAVLHNVQQLTMYIPFYYGKISTYLDPIIFSCQSLTYLELHNISCWPPLELPKSLQLPALKTLRLSRVLFTATDNVCAEPFTTCNLLNTLVLNDCFLHNDAKILFISNSNLSSLKLNNLKIRDTFQHKVVLSTPNLSSLTVCIFGASSLSIQPLSSTCNLSCLEEGTIDIATDISHPVLIGWLQVFTNVKILTLSYETLKLILKDLSNLATMGSQPLCFVRLESLKFVTNRFRVISDEEVNKAVEYLLQNSPLIRVLLSKKLYHGSLLNYLGPVLAGLANHNRSQIGPSLEWDHNHQHHKGGL is encoded by the exons AtgccaaaaacttgtttaatCACCCG TCTCATTTCTCTTCGCTGGTGGAAGCACATTTGGGTGGCTGTGCATCCCCACACCATAG AAAATCTGTCTTTTATCAGTCAGCTGGTATCAatggaagaaggaaaagaaactaAGGGGAAGTTGACAACAGAGCCGAAGATAGAGAGGACAAGTGAAGAAGAGAGGGATAGGCTGAGTGAGTTACCTGATTTTGTTCTGCtccatataatgaattttatttacaCAAAAGATGCACTTAGAACTTGTATCTTGTCCAAACGATGGAAGGACCTCTGGAAACATCTTACCACTCTCTCTTTCTATCAATCTAGCTTGTTTAATGAAAGAAGGGTTGTCAATTTTAACAAGTTTGTATCTCAGGTTCTGTCTTGTCGGGATGGTTCCATTTCACTTATTAACGTTCGTTTagacatctttgaatcaatagGGTCTCAACTGCTGAATAGGATCATGAAATATGCTGTGTTGCACAATGTCCAACAGTTGACTATGTATATTCCTTTCTATTATGGAAAAATATCCACTTATCTTGACCCTATCATTTTTTCCTGTCAGTCTTTGACATATCTTGAGCTTCACAATATATCTTGTTGGCCTCCTTTGGAACTTCCAAAATCCCTGCAGTTGCCAGCATTGAAAACCTTACGTCTCTCCCGTGTCCTTTTTACTGCAACTGACAATGTCTGTGCTGAGCCCTTTACAACCTGCAACTTGTTGAATACTTTGGTCCTTAATGATTGCTTTTTGCACAATGATGCAAAAATACTCTTCATATCTAATTCTAACCTTTCCAGTTTGAAGCTGAACAACCTGAAGATACGGGACACCTTTCAACACAAAGTTGTGCTTTCTACTCCAAATCTTAGTTCTCTCACAGTCTGTATTTTTGGGGCTTCAAGTTTGAGTATTCAACCACTCTCCTCTACATGTAATCTTTCATGTCTTGAAGAAGGAACTATTGACATCGCTACTGATATATCTCATCCAGTTCTCATAGGCTGGCTGCAAGTTTTCACTAATGTAAAGATATTGACACTTTCATATGAGACGCTTAAGCTAATATTAAAA GATCTATCAAATCTTGCTACAATGGGAAGTCAACCTCTGTGCTTTGTTAGATTGGAATCATTGAAATTTGTAACAAATCGATTCAGAGTGATATCTGATGAAGAAGTAAACAAGGCAGTGGAGTACCTACTTCAAAACTCTCCACTAATCAGAGTTTTGTTGTCGAAAAAGTTGTATCATGGTTCTTTACTTAACTATTTAG GACCCGTCCTTGCTGGTCTTGCCAATCACAATAGAAGCCAAATTGGACCAAGCTTGGAGTGGGATCACAATCATCAACACCATAAGGGAGGCCTATGA